The proteins below come from a single Aegilops tauschii subsp. strangulata cultivar AL8/78 chromosome 6, Aet v6.0, whole genome shotgun sequence genomic window:
- the LOC120966051 gene encoding uncharacterized protein: MEGGLPQPPPAASKVLDDHGILAEILLCAAKIDGESTPPPPPPSVSKVFDDDDLLAEILLRVGLPTALVRAAAVCRRWLHRASRRDLLRRFRERHPRRLLGFYVVEVDCSAAPTVPRFVPVPPQPPELAAVVRRAASSLGAYMREHGAPSSIMDCRNGSLLMRHERHDHDQTRSTLRAHSLLCPQRGNVVLPGFPFPRLRFGSSYTYSGILSKEEGDGVSYFYVSMQSTVDRKHTHGLCLYVARWCLGYA; the protein is encoded by the coding sequence ATGGAGGGCGGTCTGCCGCAGCCGCCGCCGGCGGCATCCAAGGTGCTCGACGACCACGGAATCCTCGCCGAGATCCTCCTCTGCGCCGCCAAAATTGACGGAGAGtcgactccgccgccgccgccgccgtccgtaTCCAAGGTGTTCGACGACGACGACCTCCTCGCCGAGATCCTCCTCCGCGTCGGCCTCCCCACCGCGCtcgtccgcgccgccgccgtctgcAGGCGCTGGCTCCACCGCGCCTCCCGCCGCGACCTCCTCCGCCGGTTCCGCGAGCGGCACCCGCGCCGCCTCCTCGGGTTCTACGTCGTCGAGGTGGACTGTTCGGCGGCGCCGACCGTCCCGCGGTTCGTGCCGGTGCCGCCTCAGCCGCCGGAGCTCGCTGCGGTGGTCCGCCGCGCGGCCTCCAGCCTGGGCGCCTACATGAGAGAACACGGCGCGCCGAGCTCCATCATGGACTGCCGGAATGGCAGTCTGCTCATGAGGCACGAGCGCCACGACCACGACCAGACCCGGTCGACACTCCGGGCGCACAGCCTGCTGTGCCCCCAGAGGGGCAACGTCGTCTTACCGGGGTTCCCATTCCCCCGACTCCGGTTCGGAAGCTCCTACACATACTCCGGAATCCTCTCCAAGGAAGAAGGCGACGGTGTGTCCTACTTCTATGTGTCGATGCAGTCTACCGTGGACAGGAAACACACGCACGGCCTATGTCTATATGTTGCAAGGTGGTGTCTGGGTTATGCATAA
- the LOC120966052 gene encoding uncharacterized protein — protein sequence MGLKWQPRPSKTMNWLAISSFVRQLPSLARSPFPNPTETPTPAMEFDLPQPPSKVLDDDELLAAETLLRVGFPTMLVCADIMEGETPPATAAAVSKVLDDDNLLAEILIRVGLPTTLVRAAAVCRRWLHHASDRKFLRRFRELHPPRLLGLHVIEQGRFAWPTAERFVPMLPLPPELGAVVRRVSSSLGSYRRDDVRSTRVIGCRNGSLLIQHRMIEGSSRLGVHRLLFPEKGMTFVPARPRPKIHSSVHAYQEEILTKEGEGGLSYLYMLVPYTREREDEVQVYMLKDGVWCTHGNLPVDGKLYLSRRPDEGPVLVDNKIYIAVDRSEITVLDLTSLSFSEIQLPQGVDRGGIGERSTSLARADAAGVYLIHVKELQIRLWLHKEGDWLLVDTICLREMLASLSMLGSNASLRIKSVGDNAEVVFLEMGRCALHLDVKCRTLRKVYEVTEEGGYLGDIYPVMMIWPPAFPAPKDGPARGAM from the exons ATGGGCCTTAAATGGCAGCCCAGGCCCAGCAAGACAATGAATTGGCTGGCTATTTCTTCCTTCGTGCGCCAGCTGCCCAGCCTGGCTCGATCCCCTTTCCCAAACCCTACCGAAACCCCAACTCCGGCCATGGAGTTTGATCTGCCGCAGCCGCCATCCAAGGTGCTCGACGACGACGAATTACTCGCCGCCGAGACCCTCCTCCGCGTGGGCTTCCCTACCATGCTCGTCTGCGCCGACATAATGGAGGGCGAGACAccgccggcgacggcggcggcggtatCCAAGGTGCTCGACGACGACAACCTCCTCGCCGAGATCCTCATCCGCGTCGGCCTCCCCACCACGCtcgtccgcgccgccgccgtctgcAGGCGCTGGCTCCACCACGCATCCGACCGCAAGTTCCTCCGCCGTTTCCGTGAGCTCCACCCTCCCCGCCTCCTCGGCCTCCACGTCATTGAGCAGGGCAGGTTTGCGTGGCCGACCGCCGAGCGCTTTGTGCCGatgctgcctctgcctccggagctCGGCGCGGTGGTCCGCCGCGTAAGCTCCAGCCTGGGTAGCTACCGGAGGGACGACGTAAGATCGACCCGCGTCATTGGCTGCCGGAACGGCAGTCTACTCATCCAGCACCGCATGATCGAAGGCAGTTCTAGACTTGGCGTGCACAGGCTGCTATTCCCTGAGAAAGGCATGACCTTTGTTCCAGCACGCCCACGCCCCAAAATCCACAGTTCCGTTCACGCATACCAGGAAGAAATCCTCACCAAAGAAGGAGAAGGCGGCTTGTCTTACTTGTACATGTTGGTGCCGTATACCAGGGAGAGGGAAGATGAGGTACAAGTATATATGTTGAAGGATGGTGTTTGGTGCACGCATGGTAATTTGCCCGTAGATGGCAAGCTCTATCTTAGTCGTCGGCCGGATGAAGGACCCGTGCTTGTCGACAATAAGATCTATATTGCAGTTGACCGGAGCGAAATTACTGTCTTGGATTTGACGTCCTTGAGTTTCTCCGAAATTCAGCTCCCACAAGGGGTGGATCGTGGCGGCATTGGCGAGCGAAGTACCAGCTTGGCACGTGCTGATGCCGCTGGTGTATACCTTATCCATGTCAAGGAGCTTCAAATTCGCCTATGGCTCCACAAGGAAGGCGACTGGTTGCTAGTGGACACCATTTGTTTGCGTGAGATGTTAGCTAGTCTGAGTATGTTAGGTTCCAATGCTTCTCTCCGAATAAAAAGTGTGGGGGACAATGCTGAGGTTGTGTTCTTGGAGATGGGTCGATGCGCCCTCCACTTGGATGTCAAGTGCAGGACACTGCGTAAAGTCTATGAGGTGACAGAAGAGGGTGGATATTTGGGCGATATCTATCCTGTTATGATGATCTGGCCTCCAGCATTTCCTGCACCCAAGGATGGTCCTGCAAG AGGTGCCATGTGA
- the LOC141025677 gene encoding ubiquitin-ribosomal protein eL40z fusion protein-like, with protein MPQILVKRVTHTRKTFTVELEKGGDTTVDEVKSKIHDAPAEQRLIIAGKQRSDGQTLADCGVTFDVLWERDIDDVPIWIRLVSECLLLLTRSLARWLQQKQQPRNFFCITKHSGNASTDGSIKPCPYGLSVCDNSQRSMQQNSEN; from the exons ATGCCGCAGATCTTGGTCAAAAGGGTGACCCACACCAGGAAAACGTTCACCGTGGAGCTGGAGAAGGGCGGCGACACCACCGTTGATGAGGTCAAGTCGAAGATCCACGACGCGCCGGCCGAGCAGCGCCTCATCATCGCCGGCAAGCAGAGGTCTGACGGCCAGACCCTCGCAGACTGCGGCGTCACGTTCGACGTTTTGTGGGAGCGCGAC ATAGATGATGTACCCATCTGGATTCGTTTAGTGTCAGAGTGTCTTCTTCTCCTTACTAGAAGCCTCGCGCGCTGGCTACAACAGAAGCAACAGCCAAGGAACTTCTTCTGCATTACCAAGCACAGCGGTAATGCCAGTACCGATGGATCCATCAAACCATGTCCATATGGTCTGTCCGTCTGTGACAACAGCCAG AGAAGCATGCAGCAAAATTCAGAAAACTGA
- the LOC109762857 gene encoding uncharacterized protein, producing MPTPPEAAFTTGILLLLALALLVSGGRSHATTESEAEALLDWKASLGYPDALSSCWAKVAGLCSWFGVSCNNTGRVESLRLRGIGLAGTLNKLDTAAFPALIVLDLNGNNFVGAIPASLSWLRSLAVLDLGSNGFKGPIPPQLRDLFGLVDLRLYNNLVGDIPHQLSRLPGIVHFDLGSNFLTNPDYRRFSPMPTVTFMSLYLNYLTGGFPEFVLGSSNITYLGLSQNNVSGPIPDSLPKKLPDLMYLNLSVNSFSGRIPASLSKLGKLRDLRVATNNLKGGVPDFLGSMPQLRALELSNNPLGGTIPPVLGRLQMLQHLGLNGIGLVSTIPPELGNLGNLNFAELSANELTGILPRALAGMHKLREFGIEFNKLTGHIPAVLFTSWPELIAFQAQGNSFTGKIPPELGKATKLKIIYLYSNNLAGSIPVEIGELVSLSQLDLSANWLTGPIPSSFGNLTQLTRLALFFNQLTGTIPPEIGNMTALQVLDVDTNHLEGELPNTITSLRNLKYLSLFDNNFGGNLPADLGKGLSLTDVSFAKNSFSGELPQSLCDGLTLENFMANHNNFSGSLPPCLKNCTSLLRVRLDQNQFTGDISKVFSVHPILDFLDVSGNQLTGKLSHDWSQCTNLTILSMDNNRLSGNIPAALCGLTSLQLLDLSSNRFTGELPSCWWKLQAVVFMDVSTNGFWGKFPVSTSLSDFPLQSLNLANNSFSGDFPSVIETCCCKLITLDLGNNMFFGVIPAWIGKSVPLLRVLSLPSNNFSGVIPSEISQLSNLQLLDMSNNSFTGFIPSTFGNLSSMMEQLSTWTTASSERHDVVQLRRISIFSRRTMPPDSLSSVDEYRERVNIFWKGRVQTFQKTIELITGIDLSSNLLAGDIPNELTYLQGLRFLNLSRNHLSGNIPASIGSLELLEFLDLSWNELSGAIPPSISNLQFLSVLNLSNNRLTGAIPTGSQLQTLVDPSIYSNNMGLCGFPLSAHCLDEGTQDHTQQLGSDVGLCYSVILGVVFGFWLWFGALVFLEPWRVSFSRFLDKLCSK from the coding sequence ATGCCGACGCCCCCAGAAGCCGCCTTCACCACtggcatcctcctcctcctcgccctcgccCTCTTGGTTTCTGGCGGCCGCAGCCATGCCACAACGGAGTCGGAGGCCGAGGCGCTGCTAGACTGGAAGGCCAGCCTGGGATACCCGGATGCGCTCTCCAGCTGCTGGGCCAAGGTGGCCGGGCTTTGCTCCTGGTTTGGTGTGTCCTGCAACAACACCGGCCGTGTCGAATCCCTCAGGCTCCGGGGGATAGGCCTCGCTGGCACGCTCAACAAGCTCGATACCGCAGCTTTTCCCGCCCTCATCGTGCTTGACCTCAATGGTAACAACTTTGTCGGCGCCATCCCAGCAAGCCTCTCATGGCTGCGCTCCCTTGCCGTGCTCGACCTCGGCAGCAACGGGTTCAAGGGCCCCATCCCGCCTCAGCTCCGCGATCTCTTTGGCCTTGTCGACCTTCGTCTTTACAACAACCTCGTTGGCGACATCCCGCACCAGCTCAGCAGGCTCCCCGGGATCGTGCATTTCGACCTGGGCTCCAACTTTCTCACCAACCCAGACTACCGCAGGTTCTCACCAATGCCCACCGTCACCTTCATGTCGCTCTACCTCAACTACCTGACTGGTGGCTTCCCGGAGTTCGTTCTAGGGAGCAGTAACATCACCTACCTCGGCCTATCGCAGAACAATGTCTCCGGGCCGATACCGGACTCGCTGCCCAAGAAGCTTCCCGACCTCATGTACCTCAACTTGTCAGTCAATTCCTTCTCTGGCCGGATACCAGCATCGTTGTCGAAGCTAGGGAAACTCCGGGATCTGCGGGTTGCAACCAACAACCTCAAAGGTGGCGTCCCCGATTTTCTTGGGTCCATGCCCCAGTTGAGAGCTCTTGAACTCAGCAACAACCCGCTCGGTGGGACGATCCCACCTGTTCTTGGCCGGCTCCAAATGCTGCAACACCTTGGCCTGAACGGCATAGGCCTGGTTTCCACTATTCCACCAGAGCTGGGCAACCTTGGCAATCTCAATTTTGCGGAGTTGTCGGCGAATGAGCTCACCGGTATCTTGCCGCGGGCGTTGGCCGGGATGCACAAACTAAGAGAGTTTGGCATAGAGTTTAACAAACTCACCGGTCACATTCCGGCAGTTTTGTTCACGAGCTGGCCGGAGCTCATAGCATTCCAAGCGCAGGGAAACTCGTTCACTGGGAAGATTCCGCCGGAGCTAGGCAAGGCAACCAAGCTAAAAATAATCTATCTCTACAGCAACAACCTTGCCGGCTCTATTCCGGTAGAGATTGGCGAGTTGGTCAGCCTAAGCCAGTTGGACTTGTCCGCCAACTGGCTCACAGGGCCGATACCCAGCTCGTTCGGCAATCTCACGCAGCTCACGAGGCTGGCGCTCTTCTTCAACCAGCTCACCGGAACAATCCCACCGGAGATCGGCAACATGACAGCATTGCAAGTCTTGGATGTTGACACCAACCATTTGGAAGGCGAGCTGCCCAACACTATCACATCACTCAGGAATCTCAAGTACCTCAGCCTGTTCGACAACAACTTCGGGGGCAACTTACCCGCTGACCTCGGTAAGGGGCTGAGCTTGACCGACGTGAGCTTCGCGAAGAACAGCTTCTCCGGTGAACTGCCGCAGAGTCTGTGTGATGGCCTCACGCTAGAGAATTTCATGGCGAACCACAACAACTTCAGCGGCTCGCTACCGCCGTGCCTCAAGAACTGCACGTCCCTATTACGTGTGAGATTGGACCAGAACCAATTCACCGGGGACATCTCAAAGGTGTTTAGTGTCCATCCCATTTTGGACTTCTTGGATGTTTCAGGGAATCAGCTGACAGGGAAGCTGTCGCATGATTGGTCACAGTGCACCAATCTAACAATTCTATCCATGGACAACAATCGCCTGTCTGGAAATATTCCTGCAGCTTTGTGTGGATTGACCTCTCTCCAGTTACTGGATCTATCAAGTAACCGCTTCACTGGCGAGCTCCCAAGTTGCTGGTGGAAACTACAAGCAGTGGTATTTATGGATGTATCAACCAATGGGTTCTGGGGTAAATTTCCTGTCTCGACAAGCTTGAGTGACTTCCCTCTCCAATCACTCAATCTTGCTAACAATAGCTTCTCTGGGGATTTCCCATCTGTCATTGAAACCTGTTGCTGTAAGCTCATCACACTAGATCTTGGGAACAACATGTTCTTCGGTGTTATTCCTGCTTGGATTGGAAAAAGTGTTCCCCTTCTACGAGTTCTGAGCCTCCCATCCAACAATTTTAGTGGTGTCATTCCATCCGAGATATCCCAGCTTTCTAATCTGCAATTACTTGACATGTCAAACAATAGCTTTACTGGATTCATCCCAAGTACATTCGGCAACTTATCATCCATGATGGAACAACTCTCGACTTGGACAACAGCATCTTCTGAAAGGCATGATGTTGTCCAACTGAGACGGATTTCCATCTTTTCTAGAAGGACTATGCCACCTGATAGCTTGTCGTCAGTGGACGAGTACCGAGAGAGAGTAAACATTTTCTGGAAGGGTCGTGTGCAAACTTTTCAGAAAACAATTGAACTAATCACAGGCATCGATTTATCAAGCAATCTGCTCGCAGGCGACATCCCCAACGAGCTAACATACCTTCAAGGTCTCCGATTCTTGAACTTGTCTAGAAATCATCTATCAGGCAATATTCCAGCAAGCATTGGCAGTTTGGAGCTCCTGGAGTTCCTTGACCTCTCATGGAATGAACTTTCAGGTGCTATCCCACCCAGCATCTCAAATTTGCAGTTCCTCAGTGTGTTAAATCTCTCCAACAACCGCTTAACGGGCGCCATTCCCACGGGGAGTCAGCTACAGACACTTGTAGACCCATCAATTTACAGTAACAATATGGGGCTTTGTGGCTTCCCGTTGAGCGCACATTGTCTAGATGAGGGAACTCAAGACCACACACAACAACTCGGAAGCGATGTGGGGTTGTGTTACTCTGTAATTCTTGGCGTTGTTTTTGGTTTTTGGCTTTGGTTTGGAGCTCTGGTTTTCCTCGAGCCATGGAGGGTTTCCTTCTCCCGTTTTCTTGATAAGTTGTGCAGTAAGTAA